A genomic window from Haliaeetus albicilla chromosome 10, bHalAlb1.1, whole genome shotgun sequence includes:
- the C10H19orf12 gene encoding protein C19orf12 homolog, which yields MPINVDDVMQLFCHLSQEKGMKAAVKHSGRGALLAGATAFIGGLMGGPPGIAVGGAFGGLLGAWMTTGQFRPVPQILLELPPAEQQKLYDEAVVILRRLDWTDVAQLTALVMGNASLQQKLTAVLINYLSKELRADIQYGE from the exons ATGCCCATCAATGTTGATGATGTGATGCAACTGTTCTGCCATCTTTCTCAGGAGAAAGGGATGAAAGCTGCTGTCAAACACTCTGGTCGAGGAGCACTGCTGGCAGGTGCAACAGCATTTATTGGGGGTCTCATGGGAGGTCCACCTGGAATCGCTGTAG GAGGAGCATTTGGTGGATTGCTTGGTGCCTGGATGACTACTGGACAGTTCAGGCCAGTGCCTCAGATTTTATTGGAATTGCctcctgctgagcagcagaaaCTCTATGATGAAGCCGTTGTTATTCTCAGGCGCTTAGACTGGACTGATGTTGCTCAGCTGACTGCTCTTGTAATGGGAAATGCTAGTCTCCAGCAGAAGTTGACAGCAGTGCTGATAAATTACCTCTCCAAAGAGCTAAGAGCAGATATACAGTATGGAGAATAA